One genomic segment of Streptomyces sp. RKND-216 includes these proteins:
- the recX gene encoding recombination regulator RecX, translating into MSEDSDGSAPSRAGAEPSRRAGEPKDPVERARAICLRLLTGTPRTRQQLADALRRREIPDEAAQQVLDRFEEVGLIDDAAFADAWVDSRHHSRGLARRALARELRTKGVDAATVDEAVGRLDSDQEAETARALVDRKLRTTRGLPREKRIRRLAGMLARRGYAEGLALRVVRQALEEEGEAPELLEEHLPEA; encoded by the coding sequence GTGTCCGAAGACAGCGACGGCTCCGCCCCGTCGAGGGCCGGGGCGGAGCCGTCGCGCCGTGCTGGGGAACCGAAGGACCCGGTGGAACGGGCACGGGCGATCTGCCTGCGCCTGCTCACCGGCACCCCCCGGACCCGTCAGCAGCTCGCCGACGCCCTCCGCCGGCGGGAGATTCCGGACGAGGCGGCGCAGCAGGTGCTGGACCGCTTCGAAGAGGTCGGGCTGATCGACGACGCGGCGTTCGCCGACGCCTGGGTGGACTCCCGCCACCACAGCCGCGGCCTCGCCCGCCGCGCCCTCGCCCGCGAGCTGCGCACCAAGGGCGTGGACGCGGCCACCGTCGACGAGGCCGTCGGCCGCCTCGATTCCGATCAGGAGGCGGAGACGGCCCGCGCCCTGGTCGACCGGAAACTGCGTACCACCCGCGGCCTGCCCCGGGAGAAGCGCATCCGCCGCCTGGCCGGGATGCTCGCCCGCAGGGGGTACGCGGAAGGTCTCGCCCTCCGCGTGGTGCGGCAGGCACTGGAAGAGGAGGGCGAGGCCCCGGAGCTGCTGGAGGAGCACCTCCCCGAAGCCTGA
- a CDS encoding amino acid ABC transporter ATP-binding protein has protein sequence MSKLSVTKDGDAGRPESAPSGLVVMDNVNKHFGALHVLQDIDLTIERGEVVVVIGPSGSGKSTLCRTINRLETIDSGYIAIDGKPLPQEGKELAKLRADVGMVFQSFNLFAHKTVLENVTLGQLKVRKTDKKAADEQARRLLDRVGVANQADKYPAQLSGGQQQRVAIARALAMDPKVMLFDEPTSALDPEMINEVLEVMQQLAREGMTMVVVTHEMGFARSAANRVVFMADGKIVEEATPDQFFSNPRSERAKDFLSKILHH, from the coding sequence ATGAGCAAACTATCGGTGACCAAGGACGGAGACGCCGGACGCCCGGAGTCGGCGCCGAGCGGCCTGGTCGTCATGGACAACGTCAACAAGCACTTCGGTGCGCTGCACGTGCTCCAGGACATCGACCTGACCATCGAACGCGGCGAGGTCGTCGTCGTCATCGGCCCCTCGGGATCCGGCAAGTCCACGCTGTGCCGCACGATCAACCGCCTGGAGACCATCGACTCGGGCTACATCGCCATCGACGGCAAGCCGCTGCCGCAGGAGGGCAAGGAGCTGGCCAAGCTGCGCGCGGACGTGGGCATGGTGTTCCAGTCCTTCAACCTCTTCGCGCACAAGACGGTGCTGGAGAACGTGACGCTGGGCCAGCTGAAGGTCCGCAAGACGGACAAGAAGGCCGCCGACGAGCAGGCGCGCCGCCTGCTGGACCGTGTGGGCGTCGCCAACCAGGCCGACAAGTACCCGGCGCAGCTGTCCGGCGGTCAGCAGCAGCGCGTGGCCATCGCCCGCGCCCTGGCCATGGACCCCAAGGTGATGCTCTTCGACGAGCCCACCTCCGCACTCGACCCCGAGATGATCAACGAGGTCCTCGAGGTCATGCAGCAGCTCGCCCGTGAAGGGATGACCATGGTCGTCGTCACCCACGAGATGGGCTTCGCGCGCTCCGCGGCGAACCGCGTGGTCTTCATGGCCGACGGCAAGATCGTCGAGGAGGCTACTCCCGACCAGTTCTTCAGCAATCCGCGCAGCGAACGCGCCAAGGACTTCCTGTCGAAGATCCTGCACCACTGA
- a CDS encoding response regulator transcription factor, with protein sequence MRLLLVEDDDHVAAALSAVLRRHGFSVVHARDGEDALRELVPDPDEAPFSVVLLDLGLPGLDGFEVCGRIRALTSTPVIMVTARSDVRSRIHGLNLGADDYVVKPYDTGELLARIHAVARRSTAEEPAAEPAPADDVLRLGDVAVELPTRQVSVDGEPVPLTRKEFDLLALLAQRPGVVFRREQIISEVWRTNWEGTGRTLEVHVASLRSKLKQPSLIETVRGVGYRLAMPGDWTA encoded by the coding sequence ATGAGGCTGCTGCTCGTCGAGGACGACGACCATGTCGCCGCGGCGCTCTCCGCCGTGCTGCGACGCCACGGTTTCAGCGTGGTGCACGCCCGTGACGGAGAGGATGCGCTGCGCGAGCTGGTGCCGGACCCGGACGAGGCGCCGTTCTCGGTTGTCCTGCTGGACCTGGGCCTGCCCGGGCTGGACGGCTTCGAGGTGTGCGGCCGCATCCGCGCGCTCACCTCCACGCCGGTGATCATGGTGACCGCGCGGTCCGACGTGCGGTCCCGGATCCACGGGCTGAACCTGGGCGCGGACGACTACGTGGTGAAGCCGTACGACACCGGGGAGCTGCTGGCCCGCATACACGCGGTCGCCCGGCGCAGCACCGCGGAGGAGCCCGCCGCCGAGCCGGCCCCGGCGGACGACGTGCTGCGGCTGGGGGACGTTGCGGTGGAGCTGCCCACCCGGCAGGTGTCGGTGGACGGCGAACCGGTCCCGCTGACCCGCAAGGAGTTCGACCTGCTGGCACTGCTGGCGCAGCGGCCGGGGGTCGTCTTCCGGCGCGAACAGATCATCAGCGAGGTGTGGCGGACCAACTGGGAGGGCACGGGCCGGACGCTGGAGGTCCACGTGGCGTCGCTCCGCTCCAAGCTCAAGCAGCCCAGCCTGATCGAGACGGTGCGCGGGGTCGGCTACCGGCTCGCCATGCCCGGCGACTGGACCGCCTGA
- a CDS encoding amino acid ABC transporter permease, producing MFDFLNDYDVLGAFWVTVQLTLWSAIGSLVWGTMLAAMRVSPVPVMRGFGTVYINTVRNTPLTLIIVATSLALYQTLGIELGGGTSKEISFKLAILGLVAYHACFVCESLRSGINTVPVGQAEAARALGLKFTQVLNLIVLPQAFRSVVAPLANVLIALTKNTTVAAAIGVAEAALLMKEMIEFESDVIFLVFAVFAFGFVVLTLPTGLFLGWVGKRVAVKR from the coding sequence GTGTTCGACTTTCTCAATGATTACGACGTGTTGGGGGCGTTCTGGGTCACGGTCCAGCTGACCCTCTGGTCGGCGATAGGTTCCCTCGTCTGGGGGACCATGCTGGCCGCGATGCGAGTGAGCCCGGTGCCGGTGATGCGCGGTTTCGGCACGGTGTACATCAACACCGTGCGGAACACTCCCCTCACCCTGATCATCGTGGCGACCTCGCTGGCGCTGTACCAGACACTGGGTATCGAGCTGGGCGGCGGCACCTCGAAGGAGATCAGCTTCAAGTTGGCGATTCTCGGTCTGGTCGCCTACCACGCGTGCTTCGTCTGTGAGTCGTTGCGCTCGGGCATCAACACCGTGCCGGTCGGACAGGCCGAGGCCGCGCGCGCGCTGGGCCTGAAGTTCACCCAGGTCCTGAACCTCATCGTGCTGCCTCAAGCGTTCCGTTCGGTGGTGGCTCCCCTGGCGAACGTGCTGATCGCACTGACGAAGAACACGACGGTGGCGGCCGCGATCGGGGTGGCCGAGGCGGCGCTTCTGATGAAGGAAATGATCGAGTTCGAGAGCGACGTGATCTTCCTGGTCTTCGCCGTCTTCGCCTTCGGGTTCGTGGTTCTCACTCTCCCGACGGGTCTGTTCCTCGGCTGGGTCGGCAAGCGTGTGGCGGTGAAGCGATGA
- a CDS encoding HAMP domain-containing sensor histidine kinase, giving the protein MRTRLLPLLILLFAGVLLALGFPLAASMAAAEQQRLVVDRIDDTARFASLAQFVTAQSEPGERLDTLRSELDRYHELYGIRAGVFYRDGEAMATAPEASRVPVSGPGRQAFQEALAGRRSHDPAQVWPWQDGRVAVASPVIRDGDVAAVVYIDSPTGPLRSRIVESWMPIVIGEAAAMLLAVAAALVLTRWVLRPVGILDRATHEIATGRFKSRVAASWGPPELQRLTRSFNEMADHVEDVLEQQRAFVADASHQLRNPLAALLLRIELLGLELPEGNEEFASVRAEGKRLAEVLDGLLDLASAEHSPADLRLTDVAELAAERVAAWEPAAARRGVTLRVTGAAALTGWADPVTLSSALDAVVDNAVKFSPDGGAVTVRASSAGPDVRLEVADEGPGLSEEEFERIGDRFWRSNRHQNVAGSGLGLSITRALLAAGGAEITYTPNRPRGLRVIVTVPRNRPGG; this is encoded by the coding sequence ATGCGCACCCGTCTGCTCCCCCTCCTCATCCTGCTCTTCGCCGGCGTGCTGCTCGCGCTCGGTTTTCCGCTGGCCGCGAGCATGGCGGCAGCGGAGCAGCAGCGGCTGGTGGTCGACCGGATCGACGACACGGCGAGGTTCGCGTCGCTGGCGCAGTTCGTCACCGCGCAGAGCGAACCCGGCGAGCGGCTGGACACGCTGCGCAGCGAACTGGACCGGTATCACGAGCTGTACGGCATCAGGGCGGGCGTCTTCTACCGGGACGGCGAGGCGATGGCCACCGCCCCCGAGGCGTCGCGGGTTCCGGTCTCGGGGCCGGGGCGGCAGGCGTTCCAGGAGGCCCTCGCGGGACGCCGCAGTCATGACCCGGCACAGGTGTGGCCGTGGCAGGACGGCCGTGTCGCGGTGGCCTCCCCGGTGATCCGCGACGGTGATGTGGCCGCGGTCGTCTACATCGACTCCCCCACCGGTCCGCTGCGGTCCCGCATCGTGGAGAGCTGGATGCCGATCGTGATCGGCGAGGCCGCGGCGATGCTACTGGCGGTGGCGGCCGCACTGGTGCTGACCCGCTGGGTGCTGCGGCCGGTGGGCATCCTGGACCGGGCGACGCACGAGATCGCCACCGGCCGGTTCAAGTCCAGGGTGGCGGCCTCCTGGGGGCCGCCGGAGCTGCAACGGCTGACGCGGTCGTTCAACGAGATGGCCGACCACGTGGAGGACGTGCTGGAGCAGCAGCGCGCCTTCGTGGCGGACGCCTCCCACCAGCTGCGCAATCCGCTGGCCGCGCTGCTGCTCCGCATCGAACTCCTCGGGCTGGAACTCCCGGAGGGCAACGAGGAGTTCGCGTCGGTACGCGCGGAGGGGAAGCGGTTGGCGGAGGTGCTGGACGGGCTGCTGGACCTGGCGTCGGCCGAGCACTCGCCCGCCGACCTGCGGCTGACGGACGTGGCGGAACTGGCGGCGGAGCGAGTAGCGGCGTGGGAACCGGCGGCGGCGCGGCGCGGGGTGACGCTCCGGGTCACCGGTGCTGCCGCGCTGACGGGGTGGGCCGACCCGGTGACCCTGTCGAGCGCGCTGGACGCGGTGGTGGACAACGCGGTCAAGTTCTCGCCGGACGGCGGCGCGGTGACGGTACGCGCCTCGTCGGCGGGCCCGGACGTGCGGCTGGAGGTGGCGGACGAAGGGCCGGGGTTGTCGGAGGAGGAGTTCGAGCGGATCGGCGACCGCTTCTGGCGCAGCAACCGGCACCAGAACGTCGCGGGTTCCGGTCTCGGACTGTCCATCACGCGCGCCCTGCTGGCGGCGGGCGGGGCGGAGATCACGTACACGCCGAACCGGCCGCGCGGACTCCGGGTGATCGTCACCGTGCCCCGCAACCGGCCCGGAGGCTGA
- a CDS encoding amino acid ABC transporter permease, with protein sequence MSNLSVLYDAPGPRAKARNILYTVLFLAVFALVAWWVLDTLASKDQLTEEKWGPFATDSRVWTTYVLPGLGNTLKAAALSIVLALPIGALLGIARLSDHRWIRTPAGFLVELFRAIPVLLMMVFANQAYALYTDIDSEVRPLYAVVTGLVLYNASVIAEIVRAGILSLPNGQTDAAKAIGMRKWQLMVFVLLPQAVTAMLPALVSQLVVIVKDTALGGAILGFADLMNQASTISANYGANTIATFTVVGIIYVVLNLILTQFAGWLEARIRRGKRTTGAVVHGGATEDMEYEEPGTKA encoded by the coding sequence ATGAGCAACCTGTCCGTTCTGTACGACGCCCCGGGCCCCAGGGCGAAGGCGCGGAACATTCTCTACACCGTCCTCTTCCTGGCGGTCTTCGCGCTCGTCGCCTGGTGGGTGCTGGACACCCTCGCCTCCAAGGACCAGCTCACCGAGGAGAAGTGGGGGCCGTTCGCCACCGACTCCCGGGTGTGGACCACCTACGTCCTTCCCGGGCTTGGCAACACGTTGAAAGCGGCGGCCCTCTCCATCGTGCTGGCCCTCCCGATCGGTGCCCTTCTCGGCATCGCCCGGCTGTCCGACCATCGGTGGATCCGCACGCCCGCAGGCTTCCTGGTGGAACTGTTCCGTGCCATCCCGGTGCTGCTGATGATGGTGTTCGCCAACCAGGCGTACGCCCTGTACACGGACATCGACTCCGAAGTGCGGCCGCTGTACGCGGTCGTCACCGGCCTGGTGCTGTACAACGCGTCCGTGATCGCCGAGATCGTCCGTGCCGGCATCCTGTCGCTGCCCAACGGTCAGACGGACGCCGCCAAGGCGATCGGCATGCGCAAGTGGCAGCTGATGGTCTTCGTGCTGCTGCCACAGGCCGTTACCGCGATGCTGCCCGCCCTGGTCAGCCAGCTCGTCGTGATCGTGAAGGACACCGCTCTCGGTGGTGCGATCCTCGGGTTCGCCGACCTGATGAACCAGGCGAGCACGATCTCCGCCAACTACGGAGCCAACACGATCGCGACGTTCACAGTGGTCGGGATCATCTACGTCGTCCTCAACCTGATACTCACCCAGTTCGCCGGCTGGCTTGAGGCCCGTATCCGCCGCGGCAAGCGCACCACCGGTGCTGTCGTGCACGGCGGGGCCACGGAGGACATGGAATACGAGGAGCCCGGCACGAAGGCCTGA
- a CDS encoding FAD-dependent monooxygenase: MEPVIVAGAGPVGLALALALARRSVPSVVLDSGDGEVVRRAARTCVLRPQTAALLPGVETARWRVWRTERRRQCVARVELDDETSPLHVEQYRLEHALREALADEKLVRIATGSRLDTLEQDAEGVTAHTRGPGGTWWRGSYLVGCDGARSTVRKLLGVGFAGRTSVERYAVAAVRTRLPRPDEALLHRDPGGRGGELTARPLPHAAWRLDWLLPPRGELVTPEEMLDRVHATLALLHQGSADDAPPAYELLDTGVYATHQRLARRWRVQRAFLAGDAAHLAGALGVQNVDEGLRDAANLAWKLALAWHHGARGTDADEALLDSYSAERRAAVGARLRAVDQALPFVRRGGGGLRTLLPGGGAGGPLGLLTDGHLGRGPLGCAPVYDRSPLAVDGKHAVRTDTAPGEPVRDVPVVLLDGTRARLRERLGGRGGDLVVALVAPGTGVWASRHWLRAGLMPELAAAVEALPLAAELVVTEEYPGATAHTVLAVRPDGHLAGAFHGARPEALRACARALTGAGA; this comes from the coding sequence GTGGAACCGGTGATCGTCGCCGGCGCGGGCCCGGTCGGGCTGGCGCTGGCCCTGGCGCTCGCGCGCCGTTCCGTTCCGTCCGTCGTGCTCGACTCCGGGGACGGCGAGGTCGTGCGGCGGGCCGCTCGCACCTGTGTGCTGCGCCCGCAGACGGCGGCGCTTCTGCCGGGCGTGGAGACCGCGCGCTGGCGCGTCTGGCGGACCGAACGACGCCGCCAGTGCGTCGCACGGGTGGAACTGGACGACGAGACGTCCCCGCTGCACGTCGAGCAGTACCGGCTGGAGCACGCCCTCCGTGAGGCCCTCGCGGACGAGAAGCTGGTGCGGATCGCCACCGGAAGCCGGCTCGACACCCTCGAACAGGACGCCGAGGGCGTCACCGCCCACACCCGCGGCCCCGGCGGCACGTGGTGGCGGGGCAGCTATCTGGTCGGCTGTGACGGCGCCCGCTCCACGGTACGCAAGCTGCTCGGCGTCGGGTTCGCCGGCCGGACGTCCGTCGAGCGGTACGCCGTCGCCGCCGTCCGCACCCGGCTGCCCCGACCGGACGAGGCGCTGCTGCATCGGGACCCCGGCGGCCGAGGCGGGGAGCTGACCGCCCGGCCGCTGCCGCACGCCGCCTGGCGCCTGGACTGGCTGCTGCCGCCCCGGGGCGAGCTGGTCACACCGGAGGAGATGCTCGACCGGGTGCACGCCACGCTGGCGCTGCTGCATCAGGGGTCGGCCGACGACGCGCCCCCGGCGTACGAACTCCTCGACACCGGGGTGTACGCGACCCACCAGCGCCTCGCGCGCAGGTGGCGGGTACAACGGGCCTTCCTCGCCGGGGACGCCGCCCACCTGGCCGGTGCGCTGGGCGTGCAGAACGTCGACGAGGGGCTGCGGGACGCGGCCAACCTGGCGTGGAAGCTGGCGCTCGCCTGGCACCACGGCGCGCGCGGCACCGACGCCGACGAGGCACTCCTCGACAGCTACTCCGCCGAACGCCGCGCCGCCGTGGGCGCCCGGCTGCGCGCGGTCGACCAGGCGCTGCCGTTCGTTCGGCGTGGCGGGGGCGGGCTGCGCACGCTGCTGCCCGGGGGCGGCGCGGGCGGCCCGCTGGGGCTGCTGACGGACGGTCATCTCGGCCGCGGACCGCTCGGCTGCGCCCCCGTGTACGACCGTTCGCCGCTCGCCGTGGACGGCAAGCACGCCGTGCGTACGGACACCGCGCCCGGTGAACCGGTCCGGGACGTGCCGGTGGTCCTGCTGGACGGCACCCGCGCCCGGCTGCGGGAGAGGCTGGGCGGCCGCGGCGGCGACCTGGTGGTGGCGCTCGTCGCGCCGGGGACGGGGGTGTGGGCCAGCCGGCACTGGCTGCGGGCCGGGCTGATGCCCGAACTGGCGGCGGCGGTGGAGGCGTTGCCGCTGGCGGCAGAGCTGGTGGTCACGGAGGAGTACCCGGGGGCGACGGCGCACACCGTGCTCGCGGTCCGTCCGGACGGCCACCTGGCCGGTGCGTTTCACGGGGCGCGGCCGGAGGCGCTGCGCGCTTGCGCGCGCGCCCTCACCGGGGCGGGTGCCTGA
- a CDS encoding glutamate ABC transporter substrate-binding protein, whose product MTLRKTSIAAAAAVVLALTATACGGGSGDSEDGVTIGIKFDQPGLGLKTPDGDYAGFDVDVATYVAKELGYKESDITWKEAPSADRENLIVNGDVDMIAATYSITPERKERVSFAGPYMVAHQDLLVRKDYNDIKSKSDLNDAELNLCSVTGSTSASNVKKDFAPKADLQEYGTYSECLTGLLNKKVDALTTDDSILAGFAAQESHQGKFKLLGLNLSDEPYGIGVKKGDTEMQKKVNDAIQKMFDDGSWKKFAEKHFGPADYEYGSAPQITEGS is encoded by the coding sequence ATGACCCTCCGCAAGACCAGCATCGCGGCTGCCGCCGCAGTCGTCCTCGCCCTCACTGCGACCGCCTGCGGCGGCGGTAGCGGTGATTCCGAGGACGGCGTCACCATCGGTATCAAGTTCGACCAGCCGGGCCTCGGTCTGAAGACCCCGGACGGTGACTACGCCGGCTTCGACGTTGACGTCGCGACCTACGTGGCCAAGGAGCTCGGCTACAAGGAGAGCGACATCACCTGGAAGGAGGCTCCAAGCGCCGACCGGGAGAACCTCATCGTGAACGGTGACGTCGACATGATCGCCGCCACGTACTCCATCACCCCGGAGCGCAAGGAGCGCGTCTCCTTCGCCGGCCCGTACATGGTCGCTCACCAGGACCTGCTGGTGCGCAAGGACTACAACGACATCAAGTCCAAGAGTGACCTGAACGACGCGGAGCTCAACCTCTGCTCCGTCACCGGCTCCACCTCCGCGTCGAATGTGAAGAAGGACTTCGCGCCCAAGGCCGACCTTCAGGAGTACGGGACCTACTCCGAGTGCCTGACGGGTCTGCTCAACAAGAAGGTCGATGCGCTGACCACCGACGACAGCATCCTCGCTGGTTTCGCCGCCCAGGAGTCGCATCAGGGCAAGTTCAAGCTCCTGGGCCTCAACCTGAGCGACGAGCCCTACGGCATCGGCGTCAAGAAGGGCGACACCGAGATGCAGAAGAAGGTGAACGACGCGATCCAGAAGATGTTCGACGACGGCTCCTGGAAGAAGTTCGCCGAGAAGCACTTCGGCCCTGCCGACTACGAGTACGGCTCCGCGCCCCAGATCACCGAAGGCAGCTGA
- a CDS encoding glycoside hydrolase family 38 C-terminal domain-containing protein, producing the protein MHDERSTVEARLRRVLDERLRPAVHGSPVPLTVERWEAPGEPVPVSEGLAATYGPAAVGEKWGPAWGTTWFRLTGRVPAEWSGQRVEALLDLGFDRDMPGFQCEGLVHRADGEVVKGLSPRNAWAPVAAPAAGGEEVELYVEAASNPVLNTPQTPTYQGDRLTAGSGPLYRLGRMDLAVFRPEVWELVHDLEVADALMRELPLEDARRWELLRALGEALDAVDLADVSGTAARGRERLADVLATPARPSAHRISAVGHAHIDSAWLWPLRETVRKVARTASNTVALMEDHPEYVFAMSQAQQYAWLKEHRPEVYARVRKKVADGQFVPVGGMWVESDTNMVGGEAMARQFLYGKRFFLEEFGVETKEVWLPDSFGYTAAMPQIVHLAGCRWFLTQKISWSRTNPFPHHTFWWEGIDGTRVFTHFPPVDTYNSDLSGREMAHAARNYRDKGGGTRSLAPFGWGDGGGGATREMLARAARLADLEGSPRVTVERPSAFFEKAHKEYPDAPVWAGELYLELHRGTYTSQAKTKQGNRHSESLLREAELWSATATLRVPGFGYPYDELERIWKTVLLHQFHDILPGSSIAWVHREARETYARVRAELEALIDTAQRALAGEGTEDVVFNGAPHARNGVPGGGAALPVRAGEPVTVQERDGGGWVLDNGLLRVEIDDRGLVVSAADYLAALRDAVPPGGAANLLQLHPDFPTAWDAWDVDSYYRNNVTDLTEADEVSLSANDPGEATVRVARSFGNGSSVVQLLTLRSGERRLDIDTEVDWHESETFLKAAFPLDLKAERSAAETQFGHVYRPTHTNTSWEAAKFEICAHRWIHVAEPVWGVALVNDSTYGHDVTRDIRADGGQTTTVRLSLLRAPRYPDPETDQGGHRLRYALAVGADEPAAVREGHWINLPERVVRGSGASVRPLVAVDGEQVVVEAVKLAEDRSGDVIVRLYEAHGGRARTALTAGFPVRSVAETDLLERPLDPPLADVGPLVGDGTVELTLRPFQIVTLRLTAAG; encoded by the coding sequence ATGCACGACGAACGCAGCACCGTCGAAGCCCGCCTGCGTCGCGTACTGGACGAACGGCTCAGGCCCGCCGTGCACGGCTCGCCGGTGCCGCTGACGGTGGAGCGCTGGGAGGCGCCGGGTGAACCGGTGCCGGTGTCCGAGGGGCTGGCGGCGACGTACGGGCCGGCGGCCGTGGGTGAGAAATGGGGGCCGGCCTGGGGCACCACCTGGTTCCGGCTGACCGGGCGGGTGCCCGCGGAGTGGTCCGGACAGCGGGTCGAGGCGCTGCTCGACCTCGGTTTCGACCGGGACATGCCGGGCTTCCAGTGCGAGGGCCTGGTGCACCGCGCGGACGGCGAGGTGGTGAAGGGCCTCAGTCCGCGGAACGCCTGGGCGCCCGTCGCCGCGCCGGCCGCGGGTGGCGAGGAGGTCGAGCTGTACGTCGAGGCGGCGTCCAACCCGGTCCTCAACACGCCGCAGACGCCGACGTACCAGGGCGACCGGCTCACCGCGGGCAGCGGCCCGCTGTACCGGCTCGGGCGGATGGACCTCGCGGTGTTCCGCCCCGAGGTGTGGGAGTTGGTCCACGACCTGGAGGTGGCGGATGCGCTGATGCGTGAACTGCCGCTGGAGGACGCCCGGCGCTGGGAGCTGCTGCGGGCCCTCGGCGAGGCGCTGGACGCCGTGGACCTCGCGGACGTCTCCGGCACCGCCGCACGGGGCCGGGAACGGCTCGCCGACGTGCTGGCGACACCGGCCCGGCCGTCCGCGCACCGGATCAGCGCGGTGGGGCACGCGCACATCGACTCGGCCTGGCTGTGGCCGCTGCGGGAGACCGTGCGGAAGGTCGCGCGCACTGCGTCCAACACGGTGGCGCTGATGGAGGATCATCCCGAGTACGTCTTCGCGATGTCGCAGGCCCAGCAGTACGCCTGGCTCAAGGAGCACCGGCCCGAGGTGTACGCCCGGGTGCGGAAGAAGGTGGCGGACGGGCAGTTCGTGCCGGTCGGCGGGATGTGGGTGGAGTCGGACACCAACATGGTCGGCGGCGAGGCCATGGCGCGCCAGTTCCTCTACGGGAAGCGGTTCTTCCTCGAGGAGTTCGGGGTGGAGACGAAGGAGGTGTGGCTGCCGGACTCCTTCGGCTACACGGCGGCGATGCCGCAGATCGTGCACCTGGCCGGCTGCCGCTGGTTCCTGACCCAGAAGATCTCCTGGAGCCGCACGAACCCCTTCCCGCACCACACCTTCTGGTGGGAGGGCATCGACGGCACCCGGGTGTTCACCCACTTCCCTCCGGTCGACACCTACAACTCCGACCTGAGCGGCCGGGAGATGGCGCACGCGGCCCGCAACTACCGCGACAAGGGCGGCGGCACGCGTTCGCTCGCCCCTTTCGGCTGGGGCGACGGCGGGGGAGGCGCGACCCGCGAGATGCTGGCCCGCGCGGCCCGGCTGGCGGACCTGGAGGGCTCGCCACGGGTGACCGTCGAGCGGCCGTCGGCGTTCTTCGAAAAGGCCCACAAGGAGTACCCGGACGCCCCGGTGTGGGCGGGCGAGCTGTATCTGGAGCTGCACCGCGGCACGTACACCTCGCAGGCGAAGACCAAGCAGGGCAACCGGCACAGCGAGTCGCTGCTGCGCGAGGCCGAGCTGTGGTCGGCCACCGCGACGCTGCGCGTCCCCGGCTTCGGCTACCCGTACGACGAACTGGAGCGGATCTGGAAGACGGTGCTGCTGCACCAGTTCCACGACATCCTGCCCGGTTCGTCCATCGCCTGGGTGCACCGGGAGGCACGGGAGACCTACGCGCGCGTCAGGGCCGAACTGGAGGCGCTGATCGACACCGCGCAGCGGGCCCTGGCCGGGGAGGGCACCGAGGACGTCGTCTTCAACGGCGCCCCGCACGCCCGCAACGGCGTCCCGGGCGGCGGGGCGGCCCTGCCGGTCCGCGCCGGCGAACCGGTGACCGTCCAGGAGCGGGACGGCGGCGGCTGGGTGCTGGACAACGGGCTGCTGCGTGTCGAGATCGACGACCGGGGCCTGGTCGTCTCCGCCGCCGACTACCTGGCCGCGCTGCGCGACGCCGTCCCGCCGGGCGGGGCGGCGAACCTGCTCCAGCTCCACCCGGATTTCCCCACCGCTTGGGACGCCTGGGACGTCGACTCCTACTACCGCAACAACGTCACCGACCTCACCGAGGCCGACGAGGTGTCGCTGTCCGCGAACGACCCGGGCGAGGCGACGGTGCGGGTGGCGCGCAGCTTCGGCAACGGCTCGTCGGTGGTGCAGCTGCTCACCCTGCGGTCCGGCGAACGGCGGCTGGACATCGACACGGAGGTGGACTGGCACGAGTCGGAGACCTTCCTCAAGGCCGCGTTCCCACTGGACCTCAAGGCCGAGCGGTCCGCCGCGGAGACCCAGTTCGGGCACGTCTACCGGCCGACCCACACCAACACCTCGTGGGAGGCGGCCAAGTTCGAGATCTGCGCGCACCGCTGGATCCACGTCGCCGAACCCGTGTGGGGCGTGGCGCTGGTGAACGACTCGACCTACGGACACGACGTCACCCGGGACATCCGTGCGGACGGCGGCCAGACCACGACCGTACGGCTGTCGCTGCTGCGCGCGCCCCGCTACCCGGACCCGGAGACCGACCAGGGCGGCCACCGTCTGCGGTATGCCCTCGCGGTCGGCGCGGACGAGCCCGCCGCGGTGCGCGAGGGCCACTGGATCAACCTGCCGGAGCGTGTGGTGCGCGGCTCCGGCGCTTCCGTGCGGCCCCTGGTCGCCGTAGACGGGGAGCAGGTCGTGGTGGAGGCGGTGAAGCTGGCGGAGGACCGCAGCGGCGACGTGATCGTACGACTGTACGAGGCGCACGGCGGGCGGGCGCGGACGGCGCTGACGGCGGGCTTCCCGGTACGGTCGGTGGCCGAGACCGACCTGCTGGAGCGGCCTCTGGACCCGCCGCTCGCGGACGTGGGTCCTCTCGTCGGCGACGGCACGGTGGAGCTGACGCTGCGGCCGTTCCAGATCGTCACGCTACGGCTGACGGCAGCGGGTTGA